The following nucleotide sequence is from Chlorogloeopsis sp. ULAP01.
GTTTCTTTTTCTCTGCCGATAATACTGAACGCTGGCAGTGTTGGTTCAATCTGCACAATTACCATGTGCAGAGAATTTGTTCCCAAGTCGATAGCAGCGATGATTCGCTGTTGCTTGCCAGTTTGAGTTGGTGTACTCCCCCAGTTAGCAGAAACTAAATTCACCATCTATTTTGTTCTCTCTATTTAGGATGGTAGGAGCCGACAACGCCGATTAAACGGCACGAGTGTTGTGAAACAAATTTGTCTCAGATAGAAAGCCGGATAACTCTACCTGAGTGATAGAATTCACCCTGCTGCTTGCAACTAAAAGAACTATTTAGATTGATTCCAAGTTGCTAGTTTAGATTTTGCTTTTATAAATATCAAATAACAAATATCAAATAAAATTATTCTATATTATGTGAAGATGTGTTAATCAGGTACTGGGAAGAGTCTAGTTCACGCTCTTGAGCGTTTCATTTCCCAGTCACTAATCCCCAGTCACCAGTCACTAATACCTCATCCTTTGAGATTCCTATGCTAACTACACCAGAATCCAAACAGGAACCAACATGGCTTGTGATCGCCCGGCTTTTACGATGGCATAAGCCAGAAGGACGATTAATATTAATGATTCCTGCCCTTTGGGCTGTGTTTTTGGCAGCCGCAGGGAAACCACCTTTACCACTGGTTGGCGTGATTGTTCTAGGAACTCTCGCCACAAGTGCTGCTGGTTGTGTAGTCAATGATTTATGGGATAGAGATATAGATCCAGAAGTGGAAAGAACACGCGATCGCCCCCTTGCCTCCCGTGCGCTGTCGGTGAAAGTTGGTATCGTTGTTGCGTTTATAGCGCTCGGATGTGCTGCGGTTCTTGCTTTCTATCTTAACTCACTCTCATTTTGGTTGTCTGTGGCAGCAGTTCCAGTAATTTTGCTTTATCCAGGTGCAAAGCGCGTATTTCCTGTACCGCAGTTGGTGCTTTCCATCGCCTGGGGTTTTGCGGTGTTAATTAGCTGGAGTGCAGTGACGCAGAACCTTTCCTTACCGACTTGGCTACTTTGGAGCGCGACAGTACTGTGGACGCTAGGATTTGATACCGTCTATGCTATGAGCGATCGCGATGACGATAGGCGCATTGGTGTTAATTCCAGTGCCTTATTTTTTGGTGATTATACTCCTGTGGCAATTGGCATTTTCTTTAGTGGTACCGTCTTTTTTCTTGCCTGGCTAGGAATCACCATACACCTTCATCTAGCCTTCTGGATTAGTATTGCCATTGCAACTGCTGGTTGGATTTGGCAGTTTATTCGTTTAGCTAAAAAAGACTTACCTAACTCTATTTATGGTGAAATTTTTCGGCAAAATGTTTGGATTGGCTTTATCGTCTTGGCTGGAATGATTATCGGCAGTTTGCAAATCTAAGGCACTTTTTCTAATACATACTTTGAGGAGCAGAGTCTGATGCTGCAACATACTGTAGCATCCGAGATTGTAATTGTAGATATTGGTGCTTTAACAAATTTTTGCTCAACTGGAGATAAGACGAAGCTGGTAGACTTTGACTCTGTTCTACCCATCTTTTCAGCATTTGCCGCTGATCTAAAGCTATATAACTGCTCAAAACGTTAGCACAAAAATTTGGTGCTTCTAGAGTAAAGAAAATCAAAGGATAGCGTTCATTTTTAGCCAAAGAACTCACTAGCCTATGATTGTGAGGATTTGTCATATCTAAGTAACAAGGTAGCCACTTAGAGCCAAATTCTCGACTGTAAAGTAAAGTTACCCACAGCAGCATTGGGTGGGGAGATGCGGCAAAAATAAACTGGTTGCAACGCATACAAGAGGTGTACTTGCTGATATTTTGCACAGACATCATCAGCAGTAGCCCTGTCACCAAACCTTGTTCGGTATCAACTAGCTGAGGAAAAACTATTTCCTGAATAGGTTTATCTTTAGGCCATATCAGCTTTTTACACGCTTGTTTTATCGGTAGCAACTCAGAATGCCCAACTGAGGAGGATGAAAAAGCTGGGGAGGCAGGTATCCCAACTTGAGGAGTAATGGCAGACGATTGTGGTGGAGATGGAGAAGGAAATTTCTCTGCCAGGCTTTCCAATATTTTGAGAACTTCACCCAAATTTTGGGGGCGATCGCTTGCTGATTTTGCCAAACAAGCCACGATTAAATCATTGAGTTTCTCAGGCAGTTTGAGATTGGGATTAACATCAGCGATCGTCAGTGGTGGTTGGAAGTGATGAGCCTTATACCAAGCGCCAAAAAAGTCTGTTTCTGGTTGCCAAGGTTTTTGCCCCGTGAGCATCTCAAACATCATTACCCCCAGGCTATAAATATCAGAACGACTATCTAATTCATTGCCGTCCAATTGTTCTGGAGAACAGTAGGGTAAAGTGCCATGAAAGCTCTTACTAGTGCCTATTGTGGTTTGTGTAGTTAAAAATTTAGCAATTCCGAAATCTAGAATTTTAACTAACTGACCCAATATCGGATCGGGTACAACTAAAATGTTAACTGGCTTAATATCTCTATGTACAAGCGGATAAGTTTTTCCGTCTATATTAATACCTTGATGAGCGCACTGCAAACCTAAACAAATCTGACGGCAAATAGCAATAAACATCGGTAAAGGCGTAGGAATCAAATCTTTTAGAATCTTGCCGCATAAATATTCCATTACATAGAAAGGTTTACCATTTTCACTTACACCATAATCTGTTACTTTAACTATATGTAAGCTCTGTTGACTTAATGCTGCACAAATGCGAGCTTCGCGAGCAAAGTCCTGTTGCATCTTACCTTCTGAAAAAGTCTGAGATAAGAATTTAATCGCGACTGATATTCCTCCTAGCAAAATATCCTCTGCTAGATAAACTTCTCCCATGCCTCCTCTACCAATTATTTTTTTTAATTGATAACGTTTGGCAAGCAACCCTAGATTATTTGTAGGGTTAAACGAACTAATCTTCATTGTTTCAACCTCTACGATATCTATCTACAAGGTTTTATCAATTAGTCAAAAAAATGTTTATGACTATTAACTATTTTTATTGGAATAATGCGAAAATAAATTTAAAAAAATATCTACCCATTTATTAAACCATGTTTTACCAACTAGCTCTCCTTGTTTGTTTTGTTCTGCTAAACTTTGCATAATTTCTGATTTCATATTTTCATACTCTGTTTTCAATATAGCTTTACTTTCACTGAATGAAATTACAGAATCTGGTTTATACCTTATCTCCAAATAATCTAATAATTGCTGACGCTGGACGGCATTTAGAGATAAAGTAATTACGTTATTACAATGATTTGGTTCTTCTAATGTAAAAAATAGCAGATGATAGTAGCCAAGCGCTGCTAAAGAATGTACTAGATTATATCCTTGATTATCTTTTAAATCTAAAAAATAAGATAACCATCTTGTCAATTGAACTTGAGCATCAGATAAGACAGTAATCCATAATACAACTGGATAGAGATTTTTTTTAAAGACAAATTCTACACAATTATTTTTATTTAAAAATCTAGCTATTTCTTTTTGAGGTAACATCGCCCAAAAAGTCGGAATAGAACCTTGTTGTGTGTGGAGTAAATGTGGAAAACAAATAGAAGCTATTGGCTTATTTTTTGGCCATTTTTTTTGTAAACAAAGTTTTTCTGACCATGAAGTTACAGGTACTAATTGTACTAACTCCTTATTCAGATAAATATTACTACTAACAGCAAAGTCTCTATCTTGTTGGCGCTGAATATATTCTAAAGTTACTAATATTTGATTGACATTCTGAGGTCGATTGCTTACTTCTTTAGCTAAACAACCAATGACTAAATTTTTTAATTCCTGCGGTACTTTTACCTGAGGAGCAACTTCCTCAAAAGCAGGTGGTGTTTCAAAACGATGAGCTTGATACCAATCACCGAAAGAATGACTTTTTATTTGGAACGGATGTTTGCCTGTTAGCATTTCAAACATTAGTACACCTAAACTGTAAATATCAGAGCGCACATCCAATAGTTTGCGTCCTTCCATATGTTCCGGAGAACAGTAAGGTAAACTACCTATAAAAGACTCTGTTATAGTCATTCCAGAACGTTCACTTAAAAACTTGGCAATCCCGAAATCTAGAATCTTGACAATCTTATTTTCTTTAGTATCTTCACTTAAAAAGATGTTTTCTGGCTTAATATCTCGGTGAACAATTGGATAAATTTCTCCTTTGAGACTGACACCTTGATGAGCGCATTGTAAACCTAAACAAATTTGATGACAAACACTTAAAAAAGTTGGTAAATCTAATGGTTCAATCTTAAGAATACTCTTAAGATTTTTTCCTTGCAAATACTCCATTACATAAAAAGGAACTTTATCTTCAGTTACACCATAACTTAATACTCGGACAATATGTGTACTTTTGCGGCCTAATTGAGCACCAATAAATATTTCTCTAGCAAATCTTTGAGACATTTGCTGATTTACTAAATTCATAGACAAAAGTTTAACAGCAACTGGTATATTACCTTTAGCTGAATCTTCTGCTAGGTAAACTTTACCCATACCTCCTTTACCAATTACATCTTTAATTAAATAGCGATTATTGAGAAAATTTCCAATATAAACGTCTAACTCTATTTTTTGTAAATTCTTCTCGTTAATATCATTTTGGGACATAAATATTTTTCTATTCTCCAATTATTTAGTCAAGTAAATAAAATATTTCATACTTGATTTTAACTATGAAAAATAAATAACTATTGAAATTTAATAGACTAATTTAAAAATAAATAGAAAATAATTATAGCTTTTTGCTAAAGCCATCTTAAAAAAGATATAAAGGCTTGTAAACCTTATTTAACACAAATATTAATTAATAAGTATGAGAAAAACCACTGAAACTCAAAGATTTATAAAAATTTTCTTGCTGACATCAGTGTAATTACTATTTTTCAACAGTAAGTATAAATGCTATTAACTAATCAGCACATATAAAATTCTCGTTACCAGGTTGAACTTGGTAACAAGAACTAAAGCAAGAGGCATCCTCAATCGTGGGGCGTAGACACTGGTAGATGCTTTCGCCATAAGGTGTTGCGTTAGCTAGCAGTTTCTTCCCAGATGGTAGGGTACAAGATATCACCTTACTAAGTACTGACACGTATATTGTTACGATGAAAGTAACCTATATAGAGATGCAAACATCACTCTAAGCACAGTTAATGATATTAGATTTTAGATTAATACTATTAGGAATAAGTTAAAAAACTTAGATATTAACACCTCAAGTCATTTTCTGTAAATTAAATGATTATTTTGTTGATAAGTTATATAAATAAATCATAAACACAACCATTTGCGATTGCAGTTATTTTCTAAAGAGTCATTAATTAGTGCTGGGATTTAGAACTAAACGAAGAAGACGCAATAATCTAAGAATCGGAGATTCTATCTTAAGTTTAAATGCTAATATTTGAGTACGTTGAAGGGCATTAAAATTATTGTCGCTGACAAGGATTAATGAGCGTTGTCCATTAGGTAATCTAGAACCAAAAGTTAAACCTTCTATATTATCTAACAGCACATCAACTTTTCTCAAATCTAATAGTAGTTTTTTGTGAACAGGTTTGATATTTTTAGTATTTACAGCCAAAAGACTGTTAATCTGATGAATATCAGAGGCTCCTGTAAAATCAACTTGAAACAGCGCAATATAAAATCCTAAGCCAGTAAAATGCCTCTCTAAACTCAAGAATTTTCCTTGATTATCTAGGGCTAATAAATCAGCAAGTCCACCCATAAATTTGCGAGAAATATTCAAAAATGGAGCAACGGGTTCTGTTAAGTAAAGAAATTCTTTTTCTGGCTGATTGGTAAGCAAGTTGTATTGCACAATCCGGCAAGGACTACTAGTGTTTGGTTTTACTTCTGAACCATCTTGAATAA
It contains:
- a CDS encoding serine/threonine-protein kinase, which encodes MSQNDINEKNLQKIELDVYIGNFLNNRYLIKDVIGKGGMGKVYLAEDSAKGNIPVAVKLLSMNLVNQQMSQRFAREIFIGAQLGRKSTHIVRVLSYGVTEDKVPFYVMEYLQGKNLKSILKIEPLDLPTFLSVCHQICLGLQCAHQGVSLKGEIYPIVHRDIKPENIFLSEDTKENKIVKILDFGIAKFLSERSGMTITESFIGSLPYCSPEHMEGRKLLDVRSDIYSLGVLMFEMLTGKHPFQIKSHSFGDWYQAHRFETPPAFEEVAPQVKVPQELKNLVIGCLAKEVSNRPQNVNQILVTLEYIQRQQDRDFAVSSNIYLNKELVQLVPVTSWSEKLCLQKKWPKNKPIASICFPHLLHTQQGSIPTFWAMLPQKEIARFLNKNNCVEFVFKKNLYPVVLWITVLSDAQVQLTRWLSYFLDLKDNQGYNLVHSLAALGYYHLLFFTLEEPNHCNNVITLSLNAVQRQQLLDYLEIRYKPDSVISFSESKAILKTEYENMKSEIMQSLAEQNKQGELVGKTWFNKWVDIFLNLFSHYSNKNS
- a CDS encoding serine/threonine-protein kinase, which produces MKISSFNPTNNLGLLAKRYQLKKIIGRGGMGEVYLAEDILLGGISVAIKFLSQTFSEGKMQQDFAREARICAALSQQSLHIVKVTDYGVSENGKPFYVMEYLCGKILKDLIPTPLPMFIAICRQICLGLQCAHQGINIDGKTYPLVHRDIKPVNILVVPDPILGQLVKILDFGIAKFLTTQTTIGTSKSFHGTLPYCSPEQLDGNELDSRSDIYSLGVMMFEMLTGQKPWQPETDFFGAWYKAHHFQPPLTIADVNPNLKLPEKLNDLIVACLAKSASDRPQNLGEVLKILESLAEKFPSPSPPQSSAITPQVGIPASPAFSSSSVGHSELLPIKQACKKLIWPKDKPIQEIVFPQLVDTEQGLVTGLLLMMSVQNISKYTSCMRCNQFIFAASPHPMLLWVTLLYSREFGSKWLPCYLDMTNPHNHRLVSSLAKNERYPLIFFTLEAPNFCANVLSSYIALDQRQMLKRWVEQSQSLPASSYLQLSKNLLKHQYLQLQSRMLQYVAASDSAPQSMY
- a CDS encoding 4-hydroxybenzoate solanesyltransferase; the encoded protein is MLTTPESKQEPTWLVIARLLRWHKPEGRLILMIPALWAVFLAAAGKPPLPLVGVIVLGTLATSAAGCVVNDLWDRDIDPEVERTRDRPLASRALSVKVGIVVAFIALGCAAVLAFYLNSLSFWLSVAAVPVILLYPGAKRVFPVPQLVLSIAWGFAVLISWSAVTQNLSLPTWLLWSATVLWTLGFDTVYAMSDRDDDRRIGVNSSALFFGDYTPVAIGIFFSGTVFFLAWLGITIHLHLAFWISIAIATAGWIWQFIRLAKKDLPNSIYGEIFRQNVWIGFIVLAGMIIGSLQI